From the Perca fluviatilis chromosome 11, GENO_Pfluv_1.0, whole genome shotgun sequence genome, the window ggtgTGAGGAGAAATGactcaagtacctcaacatttgaacatgtttgtaataataataaaataaaataataaaaataaaaataataataataatatactactacaactaataataataaaataataataaataataaaaataaaaataaaataataatcatataataataataataataaaataataataacattaaataaaataaaaataaaataataataatcatataataatataaaattaaaattaaaattaaaaattaaaattaaaattaaaattaaaattaaataataataataataatgacacgAGCACACTGAACCGACTTGTGAAGTGTGTCTTTAATGGTGTTACAGAGATTATTCTAACAGCTGCTCTAACTGAAGATCAGTCATGTTTCTGTGTGAGGTCCAGCAggtccagcagggggcgctgctCGCCATCTCACACACAGCTGAGGCCAGATGGGCTGCAGCTgcaggtgtcaaactcaaggcctgcgggccaaatctggcccttGGCACATTTCAATCCGGCCCACCTAGATGTGCGTcaaaccaaaaagacaggaaactgtttttctAGCTGCAATTATGGGAAATACTTAAAGAGAGAGGGTTTTAATCACCCTGGACCctctgtctccatgtgtctGATGGGACAACAACCTCtcaaactggtccagtattaagagagatggagagacaagCTGCAGTGTAACTTAATAAGTAAGTTAACTTCATAGGCAAAAGTGCTTGttggctcagattaatattctaatataATATTATAGATAAAATATTCTATAGGtgaggatacagagagcagccttcctggaagccatgcagctgaaggagttgctaactccgcccaaacagctgatgtaTTCAGGTGACTCTTTAGAGCAcaggtgtcaaactcgaggcccgcggccCAAACCCGGCCCCTGGcaggttttgatccggcccgcatatcaatttaggttcacgatAAATACTGGCCATgcctagttgtgcaccaaaaCAAAAGTGGCAACTACACCACACACTTAGAGCAGAATTTGGTAGATTTGCAGACTTTTGAGACTcccagaaattcccccagaagcagaagAGTTTCCTAAATTAAAGCTGTGAGTCCACTTCtaaaatgtaatctttgttttgcttgatttgctaaattgtAAGATTTCTAAGGACctattttctgccttttttttgggaaacgctaatgacgttacacccacgttacaggctttacagcacaGGTGTCAAACTCTGTGCTGTAAACAcatcaacaacacaaacaaactaatctggccccttgcagattatgattatgattctaacatttttgatgtttttgggTGCTTCTTTTCtctgatggctgaggaactttctcCTGACTTCCTTAGGACTAtctgtcgaccaaactgtaagtgagaagactatatgacacatgcaataatacagtcaaagatatttgactttttcgattaaataaaagcatatcaataaactaaacgtgtctggcccttgatgtgattctttttttccagtgtggccctctgggaagttgagtttgacacccttgCTTTACAGCATccatacatccctcggatgtatcataacaccatggatgtattaatagaacatatggtgaattacaaccagtAGCtgtatccattattacagctacaggaccTCGGGAGAAGTCATAAAAGCCTGCAGGGCGACATGtgttgttgtaaacaaattcaacccaagtgctctttggtgacgttgttgattacgttactgttgatcatctgtccatcattgtataaagcccgccccctgacaatttgattggtgcaaacagctctggttggagcatagttgctccacaacggatcaagtccagacccaacttcccgacctcaaatgttgtgggtggGACTAAGTTctaattatacctaatttctgagttaaaaaagcagaactgatgacttattttgactaatagttaagatcagagctTGCTGAgagaatcacagactggttgaTGTCAAAGGTTGGTCAGGAggctgttttaaaaccatttaaacatgtttataaaattgaataaaacacccaaaactcaataaaagtaatcattaattttacgtGCAAAACGGACATCCCTGCATCCaggttatttttgggcattttggttcaaagaaacacatatttctgatataaaaaactttgaaaacgggtcaaatttgacccgaggtcAACACAAGGATTAATATATTGGCCTAGATTTAGAGTAATGTGGTATATCTCCTAGCTGTAGCTGTATCTCTTCTAGCCACGCCCCCGTTCTTCTTCGTGGTCAGTTCCCCTGCAGGTAGCGAGCGGAGAAGACCTCCAGCTGAGTCTCCAGCTCCGTGGCTCTGttcctgaacacacacagagtaaaaacTCTTTCAAACGTTAGATTGCTGCACTGGACTTCTGTGTGAGTACACAGAAATCTGGCAAGTGCAACCAAGCCCCCCCCAAATAACCTTTTATAATTTCCTTAAcatgaataaagacatttgcaccacaaattgttgcagaaaaattcaccagaatgtaGAAAGAAGAAATTGTTTGACgttcaaaatttaaattttcCTCAAAAGTGGAGCTCTCCAATCCCCCTCCCTCGCTGCCCTGTAGACCGTGCAGGTTCCCTGTGTGTTACCACCCTAACCTGAAGGCCTTGGACCCGGCGCTGGATGTTCTCCAGTCTCTGGATCCTGAAACTCAGCGTCCGGATGTTTCCCTCCAGCTCGGCTTCGCTCAGGTCCACTCTCTGAGACAGACGGCTCAATGTGGACCACAGctccctgaaacacacacacacacacacacacacaaggtggaCCACAGCTccctaaaatacacacacacacacacacaatgtggaCCACAcccctgaaaacacacacacacacacacacacacaatgtggaCCACAGctccctgaaacacacacacacacacacacacacaatgtggaCCACAGctccctgaaacacacacacacacacacacaaggtggaCCACAGCTccctaaaatacacacacaacagcaccccttaaatacacacacaacagctgATTAAAGCTCTGCCCGCTCcccccattaaaaaaaacattaaaaacataacaaaatgcTAGAAAAAACACTTGCAGAAACTAAGTAaatgtatctatctataaattgcaggaacgtctgtctgtctgtgtgtgtgtgtgtgtgtgtgtgtgtgtgtgtgtgtgtgtgtgtgtgtgtgtgtgtgtggattagtccgatggatttcaaacttgacaggtgtcttgctatgggcacGCATAAGTGCAgcgccaagtttgacgttgtttggataagaaatgcaaaagatatcgtcggtaaaagaagcacacagcagcagagctttggcagctaaaatgtgacacaCACCTCAGGCCCACAGAAATGTGCAAAGTAGCGCTACGTTAACGATCAAACAACACGATACAACGGGGCGGGGCCTCACTTGTACACCTGCTGGCTGCACGCGGCGCTGACGGCCGGTACGATGGCCCGTAGGCGCCCGGCGGCGTGCGCCACAAACTGCTTCTTCAGAGCGCGCTCGCGGCTGGCGTCCGTCCACGTCAGCTTCTCGTACAGGAAGAGGAAACCGTACAGAGACACGGAGAGAGCTATGACTCGCCAGCCCACAGAGCGCcacacctgcagacacacacacacacagagacacacacagagacacacacagacagacagagacacacacacacacacacacacacaagagacacacacagagacacacacagacagacagagacacacacacacacacacacagagacacacacagagacacacacagagacacacaagagacacacagacagacaaggacacaacacagacacagagacacacaaagacacacacagagacacacagacacacagagacacacagacagacagacgacacacagagaccacacagagacacacagacagacagagacaacgcacacacacaaacacagacacacacagacagacagagacacaaacagacacacacacagaagacacacaaagagacacacgaacaagagacaaaagagacaacacaaacaaaaacacaacacacacacacacacacacacacacacacagagacaaacccAGAGACACACcaggagacacagagacacaacagagacacacaaacacacacagagacaacacagagacagacatagacacacacacacacacacacacacacacacacacacacacacacacacacacacagagacaaaaacacaaacacacacacaaaaaaaaaaaaaaacaaacacacacacaaacacacacacaacacacactgacacacacagacacacacagagacacaaacagagacaacacgggaacacacacacacacacacacacacagagatacacacaccagagacacacaccaaagagatacacacagaaacacacagagagacacacaaagagacaacaaagagagagaacacacacacacacagagacacacacaccagagagacacacacacacaccagagatacacaacagagagacaggagacacaTAAAAGAGACCAGACACAAcgggacacagacagagacacacagagacccagagacacacacacacacacacacacagagacacacacacacacacacacacacacacacacacacacacacatacacatacacacacacacagacgcacacacacagacacacacacacacacacatacacacaaacacacacacacagacacaaacacacacataacctttcagaataacatttaaaaccaaTAACGGAACAATGAACTGACGGACAGCGACGGGACGTACCACTCCTCCAATCACCAGCACCGTCATGGACGCCCGGGACGTCACGGAGACCAGGCCTGTTGCTATGGAAACCGCCATCTCGTCCTTAAAGCTGGCGCGTTCCTGCAGAAGGTAGGAAAGTGACCGCGCCGAGGTTTCTCACaaccaaaatatgaacaataatatgaataatataaattatataaatgatAAACAAAGAGTGGGGTGATGTTGCCGACCTGCGTGCGCGTTTCGGCGCCGCTCAGCGCCCGCTTGGCGTTGGCGTTGCCCAGGAAACGGCTGACGAGCGCCGTCCAGCCCAGAGAGAACTGGAAGTCGATGTTCTCGCGGAAATCTGCGCAGACGGCGGCGATGccgaggtcaaaggtcaggtcGAAGGGGGCCGAGGGAGCGGAGAGCGCCTCAGGGACAGACGGACACAGCAGGGGACGGACGCTGTCTGGGGAAGGAGAGACACATgtcctttggtgtgggagacccagggttcgattcccactgagATTCATCAACCAgcgtgtccctgagcaaggcacttaacccctagctgctccagaggcgtgGGACCTCTGATATATAGAGCAAtcgtaagtcgctttggataaaagcatcagctaaatgacatgtaatgtaatatgttgaaaaaagtcatagtatggtatgtcaaaaaagtaaaaaaaaagtcatagtatagtatgtcgaaaaaagtaaaaaaaaagtcatagtatggtatgtcaaaaaagtaaaaaaaaagtcatagtatagtatgtcgaaaaaagtccaaaaagtcatagtatagtgtcgaaaaaaagtcagaaaaagtcataTGGTGATGGTGCtgctgttttaatgtgctgctgggtgatgtcattttccTCGCCGTGCACCACGTTAAAATCAATGCGACAGACCTTATGAAAAGCGTGGAGGTTGTCAATATGACGTAGATAAcatgttgaaatttacagctatatttcgATTTCTTTACAGGAACGCCACCTTCACCTGCCATCTTTATCGGCTTgctttcgggtctgaactttccgcgAAGCTTGCTCAGCGATCAACTGCGCTACTgggttagaggttgccaggttgagggttataggttgccaggttgacggttataggttgccaggttgagggttacaggttgccaggttgagggttataggttgccaggttgagggatataggttgccaggttgagggttataggttgccaggtagagggttacaggttgccaggtagaGGGTTATacgttgccaggttgagggatataggttgccaggttgagggttataggttgccaggttgagggatataggttgccaggtagagggttacaggttgccaggtagaGGGTTATacgttgccaggttgagggatataggttgccaggttgagggttataggttgccaggttgagggatataggttgccaggttgagggttataggttgccaggtagagggttacaggttgccaggtagagggttacaggttgccaggtagaGGGTTATacgttgccaggttgagggatataggttgccaggttgagggttataggttgccaggttgagggatataggttgccaggttgagggttataggttgccaggttgagggttataggttgccaggtagagggttacaggttgccaggttgagggttataggttgccaggttgagggttatataggttgccaggttgagggttataggttgccaggtagaGGGTTATAGGTCGctaggttgagggttataggttgccaggttgagggttataggttgccaggtagagggttataggttgccaggttgagggttataggtagagggttacaggttgccagaaagagggttacaggttgccaggttgagggttagatGTTGCAAAGTTGAAGGTTATACatgtactaatggagagatgtcggagtacctatacatgtactaatggagagatgtcagagtacctatacatgtactaatggagagatgtcggagtacctatacatgtactaatggagagatgtcagagtacctatacatgtactaatggagagatgtcggagtacctatacatgtactaatggagagatgtcagagtacctatacatgtactaatggagagatgtcggagtacctatacatgtactaatggagagatACGGATACCTATACatgtactaatggagagatgtcagagtacctatacatgtactaatggagagatgtcggagtacctatacatgtactaatggagagatgtccagagtacctatacatgtactaatggagagatggagtacctatacatgtactaatggagagatggtacctatacatgtactaatggagagatgtcagagtacctatacatgtactaatggagagatgtcagagtacctatacatgtactaatggagagatgtcggagtacctatacatgtactaatggagagatgtcggagtacctatacatgtactaatggagagatgtcagagtacctatacatgtactaatggagagatgtcagagtacctatacatgtactaatggagagatgtcagagtacctatacatgtactaatggagagatgtcagagtacctatacatgtactaatggagagatgtcggagtacctatacatgtactaatggagagatgtcggagtacctatacatgtactaatggagagatgtcagagtacctatacatgtactaatggagagatgtcagagtacctatacatgtactaatggagagatgtcggagtacctatacatgtactaatggagagatgtcagagtacctatacatgtactaatggagagatgtcggagtacctatacatgtactaatggagagatgtcggagtacctatacatgtactaatggagatatgtcagagtacctatacatgtactaatggagagatgtcagagtaccTATATATGTACTAATGGAGATGTGTAGAGTACTATACatgtactaatggagagatgtcagagtaccTATACATGTACTTTAATGAGATGTCAGAGTACCTATACatgtactaatggagagatgtcggTACCTATATAAGAAATACTTACatgtactaatggagagatgtcggagtacctatacatgtactaatggagagatgtcgaGTACCTATACATGTACTAATGGAGAATGTCAGAGTACCTATACATGtaactaatggagagatgtcagagtacctatacatgtactaatggagagatgtcggAGTACCTATACATGTACTAATGGAGATGTCGGAGTACCTATACatgtactaatggagagatgtcggAGTACCTATACATGTACTAATGGGAGATGTCGGAGTACCTATTGTAATGGAGATGTGTAAGGTACCTATACATGtattaatggagagatgtcggAGTACCTATACATGTACTAATGGAGATGTCGGAGTACCTATATatgtactaatggagagatgtcagagtaccTATAATTtgtactaatggagagatgtcagagtaccTATATATGTACTAATGGAGATGTCGGAGTACCTATACatgtactaatggagagatgtcagagacAATATtgtactaatggagagatgtcagagtacTATACTTGTACTAATGGAGATGTCAGAGTACCATATAcgtactaatggagagatgtcgagtacctatacatgtactaatggagagatgtcggagtacctatacatgtactaatggagagatgtcagagtaccTATACTtgtactaatggagagatgtcagagtaccTATACTtgtactaatggagagatgtcagagtaccTATACTtgtactaatggagagatgtcagagtaccTATACTtgtactaatggagagatgtcagagtaccTATACTtgtactaatggagagatgtcagagtaccTATACTtgtactaatggagagatgtcagagtacctatacatgtactaatggagagatgtcagagtgagggggctgcccatggaaagacaccctgagcagttgggggttcggtgccttgctcaaggaccACCGACTGCCACCCCAGTAACTGACTAACTAACCCCaaccctcccccaaccatcttgtcggtgagcCCTGTGtggtctcccgagaccgggctttttcacggtgCGTTCAGGGaccaggcagctagcggatcaaggacaGATGACTACGatctgagacaaaaatgaaatcctgctgaaaccatgcaggaactcatagtgcacctttaagttaaAATACTGCTATGATAGGTATGtcatggtctattggtgaagtagcattgatcactgtCAGTGGGGACAataataattcagcagaggcagggacaAGTAGACCAGAAAGGGTGAAATCCCACACACATAACCCCCCAGAAAATCGCACCCtgagtatatatgtatatatatatatatatatatatatatatacatgtctATATATAACAGAGTGAGACGGGGTACCGATCATGTGGCTCTGAGTGTCTCGGACGTCCCGCAGGACACCGGTGGAGCAGCGGTGGGACAGACAGCCAATCATCCTCTCCTCCACGTGCTGCAGCAGCTTctgaacagagaaacacacacacacacacacacacacacacacacacacacacacacacacacacacacacacacacatacacacacacacacacacacacacacacacacacacacacacacacacacagtctcattGTCTGTGTTTCTGAGGTGGAAACTTAACGCTGTGACAGCAGCAGTTTAGTTTGTAGCCTGTATATCATGCAGATAATATTCCAGTTTGTgctcttattctgaaaaagacgaTCTTCCTCTAAGCTGTTTCCACGGCTACTAACCGTGGATGTTCCCGTTGACATGCAGCTGTGTGTAACAGGATGTTTCCACGGTTACTGACCGTGGATGTTCCCGTTGACATGCAGCTGTGTGTAACAGGATGTTTCCACGGTTACTGACCGTGGATGTTCCCGTTGACATGCAGCTGTGTGTAACAGGATGTTTCCGGCCATGTTCCAgcggtggaggacttgttggagcgtGTGAACTCAGAgtctctctttcattccttctaCCAGCTTCTAGAAAAGGTTGCCTCATATTCCAAAAAcctgtggtgtgtggtgtgtgtgtgtgtgtgtgtttgtatatgtgtgtctgtgcgtgcctgtgtgtgtgtgtctgtgtgtatatgtgtgtccaTGCAtccatttatgtgtgtgtgtatgtgtgtccatgcgtgcatgtatatgtgtgtgtgtgtgtgtgtgttgtggtaggttggtgtgagtgtgtaagtgtggtgtatatgtgtggtgggtggggggtttttggtgtggtggtgtgtgtgtgtggtgggcgCGTAGCGTAGGTGTGTTGTGGGTGTAGTGGAACTGGATTGGAGAGGAGTAACTGTGCTAAGCTGTGGTATAGGCTACACCCTGAGAACTCCAGTTACCACTGGACGGTAGCCTCCCCATTACACATTACTACACTCAGTTAAAGACCTTGTTCCACTTCAGCTGCTTTCTACAGTCTTACTCTGTTATTTCCCATATGCTTCCTTTAATCGTTGAATGGTTGCTACTCCCTCCCTCCATGTTTCATATGCCACAGCTATGTTGTAGACAGTTGTATTGCCATTTGGGATGGATCGTAAGTAAGGATTAAAACCATAGTTCAACCGACCAGTTTTACAAAGTATAGAAATATGGAACAACGTACCTTATACAAAGTACGTAGATCTATATTGACATTAGTTTACACGCTCATTGGGTTCTGAGTTAGGAACTCTCCAAAACAGGAGTTTATactcacacacaaaattatatacattttcaaaattaaaaaaaggagagaatAAAAAAACTTGTGTCGAGATATCCAGAGTTATTAAATAACAAAAGGAATTAAAAAATAGTGTAAAGATAAGAAATAACCTACTACACAGCTATTCCAAGTGTAAATCTAGAATACATAGTACAACACAGAGTTATGTAATAATTCTAAAAAGAAGTAAATGGTGAATAATATAGTAGTCATTAGACAATCTAACATATAACTGTGAAAATTTCCACATTAGAACTAACTCAACTTCACAAGGGTGGAAGAACAAGTACAAGTAAAACATTATTGAAACTTAACTCATTACACACAGGTATGGAGACAATTAATACAGCACATATAGTTAGAGAAGATCCCAACTACATTAATAGAAAGCAGTAGTGGATAGATTCCAACCTACTACATGCCAgtagcagttcatgtagaccagattCGCCAACCTGCCCCATAAAAGTGGTGTCTGAAAGTGCATAATCTAGTTCGCTTTCGGGCACATTCACTTTCGAAACGACAGTTTTCAAACTATTCGTCCGCGATTTCTGAACCACTGCACCAGCTGGCGAGTTTCGCAGCGGCAAAATGCACGTACGGTTTCGTCAGGTGAATCCAGGGACCATATTCAGGTAAATGAATGTTCCAAACTCCAGTACATTAGGTTAAGCGAAATTTTCCGGCCAGTTTGATCGCAACCCAGCCGTTGGTGATGCCGAATAATGCAGCCAATAAATGACGATTTTAAAATTCTGA encodes:
- the mfn1a gene encoding LOW QUALITY PROTEIN: mitofusin-1 (The sequence of the model RefSeq protein was modified relative to this genomic sequence to represent the inferred CDS: deleted 1 base in 1 codon; substituted 1 base at 1 genomic stop codon), whose translation is MHGQMEAKTRVNVIKQEVXAQRTVSVCRTSNGKSTVINAMLRDRVLPSGIGHTTNCFLRVEGTDGDEAYLTTEASNERRSVSTVNQLAHALHMDPTLDSGCLVKVMWPKSRCALLRDDLVLMDSPGTDVTLELDSWIDKFCLDADVFVLVGNAESTLMNTEKLFFHKVSERISKPNIFILHNRWDASVSEPEYIEEVRKQHLDRCVSFLSEELKVVGLEDAPGRIFFVSAKEVLNSRMQRAQGMPETGGALAEGFQGRLREFRCLRGRLKLLQHVEERMIGCLSHRCSTGVLRDVRDTQSHMIDSVRPLLCPSVPEALSAPSAPFDLTFDLGIAAVCADFRENIDFQFSLGWTALVSRFLGNANAKRALSGAETRTQERASFKDEMAVSIATGLVSVTSRASMTVLVIGGVVWRSVGWRVIALSVSLYGFLFLYEKLTWTDASRERALKKQFVAHAAGRLRAIVPAVSAACSQQVYKELWSTLSRLSQRVDLSEAELEGNIRTLSFRIQRLENIQRRSKAFRNRATELETQLEVFSARYLQGN